In one Mus caroli chromosome 14, CAROLI_EIJ_v1.1, whole genome shotgun sequence genomic region, the following are encoded:
- the R3hcc1 gene encoding R3H and coiled-coil domain-containing protein 1 isoform X2: MFLYILRHSLGIRGSEWFKVMAVYRVAYVIGGHNRFHLRSRSADGVGERVNLSFQALYKNTPLCGTRNISSRPHDGANSAGKKGTLRLLGTLSAAATFRAAAALPSVTLALLCLDGVFLSSAENDFVHRVQEELDRFLLQKQLSKVLLFPPVSSRLRYLIHRTAENFDLLSSFSVGEGWKRRTVICHLDIRVPSSDGPSGPCRPPASHPSKYRGPRYTSHQGAAAGPRGAPAGRWHRGRKPDQPLYVPRVLRRQGGPVAPSIPGIKGEDPAGGVSEEEPREAGAGDAEADQGIAMLVTQELLKSPDPGHANEPQMGLGDTEPSENPEKEQGAETAVQQGSSAQLAVEEENRSHGMRSLVDQEEEKIEGEEEEKVDEKDEDTGKQKERVDEEEEKTDAQNGKVDAEGERMDEGEDKVDGEEEDEDDADADHDDFSELLQEITANLTEKEIKIEKIHLDTSAFTEELPGERDLTHLVEIYDFKPTLKTEDLLATFSEFQEKGFRIQWVDDTHAIGIFPCPASALEALAKDFSVLKIRPLTQGTKQSKLKALQRPKFLRLSKERPQTDSAVARRLVARALGLQHNRKKELPTPPSLLPS, encoded by the exons ATGTTTCTCTACATTCTTCGTCACAGTCTGGGTATTCGAGGCTCTGAATGGTTCAAGGTCATGGCAGTTTACAGGGTGGCTTATGTGATTGGGGGCCACAACCGCTTCCATCTTAGAAGTAGATCTGCTGATGGAGTGGGGGAAAGGGTTAATCTGTCTTTTCAAG CTCTTTACAAGAACACGCCCCTCTGCGGCACGCGCAATATCTCCTCCCGGCCGCACGATGGCGCTAATTCCGCTGGGAAGAAGGGGACGCTCAGGCTCTTGGGGACCCTGAGCGCGGCGGCAACTTTCCGAGCTGCCGCG GCTCTGCCATCTGTCACCCTGGCCCTTCTCTGCTTGGACGGTGTCTTCCTCTCCTCGGCCGAAAATGACTTTGTCCACCGGGTCCAAGAGGAGCTCGATCGTTTCCTGCTGCAGAAGCAGCTATCCAA GGTCCTACTTTTTCCCCCAGTCTCCAGCCGCTTGCGGTACCTGATCCATAGAACAGCGGAGAATTTTGATCTTTTGAGCAGCTTCTCTGTTGGGGAGGGCTGGAAAAGGAGGACAGTCATCTGTCACCTAGACATCAG AGTACCCAGTTCAGATGGCCCCTCTGGTCCCTGCCGCCCTCCTGCCTCCCATCCCAGCAAGTACCGTGGTCCTCGGTATACCTCACATCAGGGAGCAGCTGCTGGTCCCCGAGGTGCTCCAGCTGGACGCTGGCATCGTGGACGGAAGCCGGATCAGCCTCTGTATGTGCCCCGGGTGCTACGCAGGCAAGGTGGACCGGTGGCACCCTCCATCCCAGGCATCAAGGGAGAGGACCCAGCTGGTGGAGTGTCAGAAGAAGAGCCTAGAGAGGCTGGTGCTGGAGACGCTGAGGCTGATCAGGGAATTGCCATGTTGGTGACTCAAGAACTCCTGAAGAGCCCCGACCCAGGCCATGCAAATGAGCCACAGATGGGGTTGGGTGACACGGAGCCCTCTGAGAATCCTGAAAAGGAACAAGGGGCTGAGACAGCCGTGCAGCAGGGGTCCAGCGCACAACTGGCCGTGGAGGAGGAAAATAGGAGTCATGGGATGCGGAGCCTGGTGGaccaagaggaggagaagatagagggagaggaggaagagaaggtggacGAGAAGGACGAGGACACAGGCAAGCAGAAAGAGAGGGtcgatgaggaggaagagaagactgaCGCGCAGAATGGGAAGGTGGATgcggagggagagaggatggatgAAGGTGAAGACAAggtggatggggaggaagaggacgagGATGATGCCGATGCTGACCACGACGATTTCAGTGAGCTGCTGCAGGAG ATCACAGCCAACCTGACCGAAAAGGAGATTAAAATAGAGAAGATCCACCTGGACACATCCGCCTTCACAGAAGAGCTGCCCGGGGAGAGGGACTTGACCCACCTGGTGGAGATCTATGACTTTAAGCCAACACTCAAGACCGAGGACCTGCTGGCCACTTTCTCTGAGTTCCA AGAGAAGGGATTCAGAATCCAGTGGGTGGATGACACTCATGCTATCGGCATCTTTCCCTGCCCTGCCTCAG CACTCGAGGCATTGGCCAAGGATTTCTCCGTGCTCAAGATCCGCCCGCTCACACAGGGGACCAAGCAGTCCAAGCTGAAAGCCTTGCAGAGGCCAA AGTTCCTGCGACTATCGAAGGAGAGGCCGCAGACAGATTCGGCAGTGGCCCGCAGGCTGGTGGCCCGGGCCTTGGGACTCCaacacaacagaaagaaagagctgCCTACTCCCCCAAGTCTTCTGCCATCTTGA
- the R3hcc1 gene encoding R3H and coiled-coil domain-containing protein 1 isoform X1: MIATEGRQALPSVTLALLCLDGVFLSSAENDFVHRVQEELDRFLLQKQLSKVLLFPPVSSRLRYLIHRTAENFDLLSSFSVGEGWKRRTVICHLDIRVPSSDGPSGPCRPPASHPSKYRGPRYTSHQGAAAGPRGAPAGRWHRGRKPDQPLYVPRVLRRQGGPVAPSIPGIKGEDPAGGVSEEEPREAGAGDAEADQGIAMLVTQELLKSPDPGHANEPQMGLGDTEPSENPEKEQGAETAVQQGSSAQLAVEEENRSHGMRSLVDQEEEKIEGEEEEKVDEKDEDTGKQKERVDEEEEKTDAQNGKVDAEGERMDEGEDKVDGEEEDEDDADADHDDFSELLQEITANLTEKEIKIEKIHLDTSAFTEELPGERDLTHLVEIYDFKPTLKTEDLLATFSEFQEKGFRIQWVDDTHAIGIFPCPASALEALAKDFSVLKIRPLTQGTKQSKLKALQRPKFLRLSKERPQTDSAVARRLVARALGLQHNRKKELPTPPSLLPS, from the exons ATGATAGCTACAGAAGGCAGACAG GCTCTGCCATCTGTCACCCTGGCCCTTCTCTGCTTGGACGGTGTCTTCCTCTCCTCGGCCGAAAATGACTTTGTCCACCGGGTCCAAGAGGAGCTCGATCGTTTCCTGCTGCAGAAGCAGCTATCCAA GGTCCTACTTTTTCCCCCAGTCTCCAGCCGCTTGCGGTACCTGATCCATAGAACAGCGGAGAATTTTGATCTTTTGAGCAGCTTCTCTGTTGGGGAGGGCTGGAAAAGGAGGACAGTCATCTGTCACCTAGACATCAG AGTACCCAGTTCAGATGGCCCCTCTGGTCCCTGCCGCCCTCCTGCCTCCCATCCCAGCAAGTACCGTGGTCCTCGGTATACCTCACATCAGGGAGCAGCTGCTGGTCCCCGAGGTGCTCCAGCTGGACGCTGGCATCGTGGACGGAAGCCGGATCAGCCTCTGTATGTGCCCCGGGTGCTACGCAGGCAAGGTGGACCGGTGGCACCCTCCATCCCAGGCATCAAGGGAGAGGACCCAGCTGGTGGAGTGTCAGAAGAAGAGCCTAGAGAGGCTGGTGCTGGAGACGCTGAGGCTGATCAGGGAATTGCCATGTTGGTGACTCAAGAACTCCTGAAGAGCCCCGACCCAGGCCATGCAAATGAGCCACAGATGGGGTTGGGTGACACGGAGCCCTCTGAGAATCCTGAAAAGGAACAAGGGGCTGAGACAGCCGTGCAGCAGGGGTCCAGCGCACAACTGGCCGTGGAGGAGGAAAATAGGAGTCATGGGATGCGGAGCCTGGTGGaccaagaggaggagaagatagagggagaggaggaagagaaggtggacGAGAAGGACGAGGACACAGGCAAGCAGAAAGAGAGGGtcgatgaggaggaagagaagactgaCGCGCAGAATGGGAAGGTGGATgcggagggagagaggatggatgAAGGTGAAGACAAggtggatggggaggaagaggacgagGATGATGCCGATGCTGACCACGACGATTTCAGTGAGCTGCTGCAGGAG ATCACAGCCAACCTGACCGAAAAGGAGATTAAAATAGAGAAGATCCACCTGGACACATCCGCCTTCACAGAAGAGCTGCCCGGGGAGAGGGACTTGACCCACCTGGTGGAGATCTATGACTTTAAGCCAACACTCAAGACCGAGGACCTGCTGGCCACTTTCTCTGAGTTCCA AGAGAAGGGATTCAGAATCCAGTGGGTGGATGACACTCATGCTATCGGCATCTTTCCCTGCCCTGCCTCAG CACTCGAGGCATTGGCCAAGGATTTCTCCGTGCTCAAGATCCGCCCGCTCACACAGGGGACCAAGCAGTCCAAGCTGAAAGCCTTGCAGAGGCCAA AGTTCCTGCGACTATCGAAGGAGAGGCCGCAGACAGATTCGGCAGTGGCCCGCAGGCTGGTGGCCCGGGCCTTGGGACTCCaacacaacagaaagaaagagctgCCTACTCCCCCAAGTCTTCTGCCATCTTGA